A single region of the Ictalurus punctatus breed USDA103 chromosome 17, Coco_2.0, whole genome shotgun sequence genome encodes:
- the mkks gene encoding McKusick-Kaufman/Bardet-Biedl syndromes putative chaperonin isoform X2: MSRVCKKKPSVCTDEPLSNDEMCHKIAVMRHVLNSCYGPRGRLKQIHNSVGGHVQTTSTADVLLKAMIFSEPLLKLITAAILDHTARFSDCGLFTGVFCLGLIENGKRSGLGSAVASRVYKYLLEVCNGYLSAGGCDCKVHVDFSSIRSLIALAHTAVTSKPACMLNHDESQHIASLIVHAFLQSVPSGSANTFGRTLVVTLEGQPVSDSAVFPGLLVEVPILQSVDLKNHNPGPDKIVLFRASLSGDCSEIGEATLEIQVGINPETAILEQLMKLGERVVQDGVGVFACQKVIHPVLQQYLKERGLVVIERLGLALLEPLAQMTGALIMASICSPVPAKAYGQIGGLHLHRIGSKELLQLLPSGEAAVNTVVLCHRNETMLEELKVTCQRAEHVLRLTLKEPYALIGGGCTETVLSAYIKYMSESKASEAASALKCSRAEFLLATEAFCCSLQSVALSLDHDDQHFLMDLTHAHCWVAEEDAHSQTTTFHACSCGLVIGVTMSEA, encoded by the exons ATGTCTCGTGTTTGTAAGAAAAAGCCCTCAGTGTGCACGGATGAGCCTCTTAGTAATGATGAGATGTGCCACAAAATAGCAGTAATGAGGCATGTGCTGAACTCTTGCTATGGCCCACGTGGcagattaaaacaaatccacaaCAGTGTCGGGGGACATGTTCAGACCACATCCACCGCAGATGTACTGCTCAAAGCCATGATTTTCTCCGAGCCGCTGCTCAAACTGATCACTGCAGCCATCTTGGATCACACCGCGAGATTCAGCGACTGCGGGTTGTTTACAG GAGTCTTTTGCCTTGGCCTCATTGAAAATGGCAAGCGGTCGGGACTCGGGTCTGCTGTAGCAAGTCGGGTGTATAAATACTTGTTAGAAGTATGCAATGGGTATCTCAGCGCAGGCGGCTGTGACTGTAAGGTTCACGTAGACTTCAGCAGCATTCGATCACTCATCGCTTTAGCTCATACTGCAGTCACTAGCAAACCAGCCTGCATGCTCAACCATGATGAATCACAACATATCGCCTCTCTGATCGTGCATGCCTTCCTTCAGTCTGTTCCTTCGGGTTCAGCAAACACCTTTGGAAGAACGCTGGTGGTGACCTTAGAAGGACAGCCAGTGAGCGATTCTGCTGTTTTCCCTGGATTACTAGTCGAAGTGCCCATTCTGCAGTCGGTGGATCTGAAGAACCATAATCCAGGTCCCGATAAGATAGTGTTATTTCGCGCATCTCTGTCAGGTGACTGCTCTGAAATTGGAGAAGCAACTTTAGAGATCCAAGTGGGAATAAATCCAGAGACGGCCATCTTGGAGCAGTTGATGAAACTTGGAGAGCGAGTGGTTCAGGACGGTGTTGGAGTGTTTGCATGTCAGAAGGTGATTCACCCTGTGCTGCAGCAGTACTTGAAGGAACGTGGACTGGTGGTCATCGAGAGACTCGGACTTGCCCTACTGGAGCCACTTGCCCAAATGACAG GCGCTCTGATTATGGCATCTATCTGCTCCCCAGTCCCAGCCAAAGCATATGGACAGATCGGGGGACTCCATCTGCACCGAATTGGATCTAAAGAGCTTCTCCAGCTCCTTCCTTCTGGAGAGGCAGCCGTTAACACAGTGGTGCTCTGTCACAGGAATGAAACGATGTTAGAGGAGCTCAAG GTGACATGTCAGAGAGCAGAGCATGTACTGCGACTGACTCTTAAGGAGCCATATGCACTAATTGGAGGAGGCTGTACAGAGACAGTGCTGTCTGCTTACATAAAATACATG AGTGAGTCTAAGGCCAGTGAAGCAGCCTCGGCTCTAAAGTGCTCACGTGCGGAGTTTCTCCTCGCTACAGAGGCGTTCTGCTGCTCTCTGCAGTCTGTGGCTCTTTCTTTAGACCATGATGACCAGCACTTCCTCATGGACTTGACTCATGCTCATTGCTGGGTTGCAGAAGAGGATGCACACTCACAAACCACAACCTTTCACGCCTGCAGCTGTGGTCTG GTGATTGGGGTGACCATGTCAGAAGCTTGA
- the mkks gene encoding McKusick-Kaufman/Bardet-Biedl syndromes putative chaperonin isoform X1, with product MSRVCKKKPSVCTDEPLSNDEMCHKIAVMRHVLNSCYGPRGRLKQIHNSVGGHVQTTSTADVLLKAMIFSEPLLKLITAAILDHTARFSDCGLFTGVFCLGLIENGKRSGLGSAVASRVYKYLLEVCNGYLSAGGCDCKVHVDFSSIRSLIALAHTAVTSKPACMLNHDESQHIASLIVHAFLQSVPSGSANTFGRTLVVTLEGQPVSDSAVFPGLLVEVPILQSVDLKNHNPGPDKIVLFRASLSGDCSEIGEATLEIQVGINPETAILEQLMKLGERVVQDGVGVFACQKVIHPVLQQYLKERGLVVIERLGLALLEPLAQMTGALIMASICSPVPAKAYGQIGGLHLHRIGSKELLQLLPSGEAAVNTVVLCHRNETMLEELKVTCQRAEHVLRLTLKEPYALIGGGCTETVLSAYIKYMSESKASEAASALKCSRAEFLLATEAFCCSLQSVALSLDHDDQHFLMDLTHAHCWVAEEDAHSQTTTFHACSCGLVKEKADLEKIFLNIPLKRAYHSFLPARIKSDVQPELLDSFTAKINALNVAVETADLVLSVKYIIRDVN from the exons ATGTCTCGTGTTTGTAAGAAAAAGCCCTCAGTGTGCACGGATGAGCCTCTTAGTAATGATGAGATGTGCCACAAAATAGCAGTAATGAGGCATGTGCTGAACTCTTGCTATGGCCCACGTGGcagattaaaacaaatccacaaCAGTGTCGGGGGACATGTTCAGACCACATCCACCGCAGATGTACTGCTCAAAGCCATGATTTTCTCCGAGCCGCTGCTCAAACTGATCACTGCAGCCATCTTGGATCACACCGCGAGATTCAGCGACTGCGGGTTGTTTACAG GAGTCTTTTGCCTTGGCCTCATTGAAAATGGCAAGCGGTCGGGACTCGGGTCTGCTGTAGCAAGTCGGGTGTATAAATACTTGTTAGAAGTATGCAATGGGTATCTCAGCGCAGGCGGCTGTGACTGTAAGGTTCACGTAGACTTCAGCAGCATTCGATCACTCATCGCTTTAGCTCATACTGCAGTCACTAGCAAACCAGCCTGCATGCTCAACCATGATGAATCACAACATATCGCCTCTCTGATCGTGCATGCCTTCCTTCAGTCTGTTCCTTCGGGTTCAGCAAACACCTTTGGAAGAACGCTGGTGGTGACCTTAGAAGGACAGCCAGTGAGCGATTCTGCTGTTTTCCCTGGATTACTAGTCGAAGTGCCCATTCTGCAGTCGGTGGATCTGAAGAACCATAATCCAGGTCCCGATAAGATAGTGTTATTTCGCGCATCTCTGTCAGGTGACTGCTCTGAAATTGGAGAAGCAACTTTAGAGATCCAAGTGGGAATAAATCCAGAGACGGCCATCTTGGAGCAGTTGATGAAACTTGGAGAGCGAGTGGTTCAGGACGGTGTTGGAGTGTTTGCATGTCAGAAGGTGATTCACCCTGTGCTGCAGCAGTACTTGAAGGAACGTGGACTGGTGGTCATCGAGAGACTCGGACTTGCCCTACTGGAGCCACTTGCCCAAATGACAG GCGCTCTGATTATGGCATCTATCTGCTCCCCAGTCCCAGCCAAAGCATATGGACAGATCGGGGGACTCCATCTGCACCGAATTGGATCTAAAGAGCTTCTCCAGCTCCTTCCTTCTGGAGAGGCAGCCGTTAACACAGTGGTGCTCTGTCACAGGAATGAAACGATGTTAGAGGAGCTCAAG GTGACATGTCAGAGAGCAGAGCATGTACTGCGACTGACTCTTAAGGAGCCATATGCACTAATTGGAGGAGGCTGTACAGAGACAGTGCTGTCTGCTTACATAAAATACATG AGTGAGTCTAAGGCCAGTGAAGCAGCCTCGGCTCTAAAGTGCTCACGTGCGGAGTTTCTCCTCGCTACAGAGGCGTTCTGCTGCTCTCTGCAGTCTGTGGCTCTTTCTTTAGACCATGATGACCAGCACTTCCTCATGGACTTGACTCATGCTCATTGCTGGGTTGCAGAAGAGGATGCACACTCACAAACCACAACCTTTCACGCCTGCAGCTGTGGTCTGGTAAAGGAAAAGGCAGATCTGGAGAAGATCTTTCTTAATATTCCTCTAAAGAGAGCATATCACTCCTTCCTGCCAGCACGAATCAAATCTGATGTTCAGCCAGAACTGTTGGACTCGTTCACTGCCAAAATCAATGCCTTGAATGTTGCTGTAGAGACAGCAGATCTTGTGCTCagtgtaaaatatattattaggGATGTGAATTAA